One genomic region from Reichenbachiella ulvae encodes:
- a CDS encoding T9SS type A sorting domain-containing protein, with amino-acid sequence MRKTTLFNLFLILAVFSVNAQNPGGIGDTELVLWLKADAGTSTTIDGTELDTWTDQSPTGTSATNNGTPEYRNNTTDNLNFNPVVDFINPDGDYFTTTATSLLGAGNAYTKIVVTIIDNTTINNNLISSGASGNHALFINNASGDAPTLFHGSPILSGSSITSGSPYIISGRFRGNTGGTLDNILNLNGNQIASNTSTTSFTDGGAIQIGAFQNGNNMDGRIAEVVVYNNEISDSELAQVETYLAIKYGISLTRDYIASDGTTIWITGGGFDNDITGIGYDVSSSLDQQKSKSMNSDGIITLDKGGAFSSDEQFVIIGNDDGSLLATQSGIPSTVNFRCGRTWYFSELGTGGDAGSISITFDIASLGLGGAVASDFKLLADTDTDFTTGATETAADILSNNTITFSAVDLDHGTYFTLATTGEAPGGLGSDLRMWFKADAGVSPSTDGATITSWAGQSNLSATATPSGDPAYVDNSTDNINYNPSVDFDGTGDFFTTDQIGTIGTSSDYTKLVVAVLHNTTGANNLVSADDVGSSHAIYFNGSSTPTIYQGNTNFYSGGTVTANEPVLIAVRYGFNGSLNNIININGLQSVTSPSSSQQPFSDNGGINLGTFNSQNANVLNGYISEAIIYNESLSDAEIKQIESYLAIKYGIALDQSSPTDYVNSNGTVIWDATTNSGYDNGLIGIARDDASGLNQGKSTLQVGNNSFTVARGDITTPETFAQNQSSIILGHNGQALTESATEIPTSGIVTSRLGIEFKLDITNFSETLDLLIDLDNATGVTFNNQMELMIDEDGDGDFTTGFVRRIGASSSDNTEKTVYFDNITINDGEVITLGTQIAAHGPGGISSNLAVWFKANEGVIGSSPVTTWSDQSSNEDDAASTGTGPSYTENAINSNPALRYSGTEDLFTTTVDDGTNSSFDIFAVASASAFSATSENNGIIQGSATSFSSSQNIGMWITENGELSGRVIQNDATIVDYPTTTILTTNTPYLLNNFADGAGTSGQLINGLSASVAQVYNNTVGDWSAFGIGRQENDEWQGDIAEVIAYNQKLSTNDQRQVESYLALKYGLTIDQSSPSDYYDSQTTTIWDATTFSTYSNDIAGIGRDDFSDLDQRSSRSANSDSRVIIEKSSGFSTDRVFYIWGNDNDVMESKDETDFPGGEGLEGRVARTWHIEIQNDNGNVDVTFDLSGLLPVNTSDLRLLIDQDQDGLFNDETVAGSGIISGATNPSAGLYQFSGVNLDDGDNFTIATIDMTNSPLPVVFSDFSLELINQTVVIDWITSSEIENNYFEIERSSDQRNWISIQRVNGAGNSNQELRYSIQDLHPNQGTNYYRIKQTDFDGSFSFSDTKSIYLTPFIELFPNPAKNNINVAIRSSNYVNIVFQDLAGKQIKLPVSQNNNQYSLNTQHLPSGLYLITISTETYQVQRKIVINK; translated from the coding sequence TAATTTCCTCTGGGGCTTCAGGTAATCATGCTTTATTTATCAATAATGCCAGTGGTGATGCTCCAACCCTTTTTCATGGCTCTCCCATTCTTTCGGGCAGCTCGATTACTTCTGGATCACCCTATATTATTTCAGGTAGGTTTAGAGGAAATACAGGGGGCACTTTGGACAACATTCTAAATCTCAATGGAAACCAGATAGCAAGTAACACATCCACAACCTCCTTCACGGATGGTGGAGCCATTCAGATAGGAGCCTTTCAAAATGGCAACAATATGGATGGAAGAATTGCCGAAGTGGTTGTTTACAACAACGAAATTTCTGACTCAGAACTTGCACAGGTTGAAACCTACTTGGCAATCAAATACGGCATTAGTCTCACTAGAGATTATATAGCCTCAGATGGGACTACAATCTGGATAACAGGAGGAGGATTTGACAATGACATTACCGGTATAGGTTATGATGTTAGTTCCTCATTGGACCAGCAAAAATCTAAATCAATGAATAGTGATGGCATCATTACTTTGGACAAGGGAGGGGCATTTTCCAGCGATGAACAATTTGTAATCATTGGTAATGATGACGGATCACTTCTTGCTACTCAATCAGGCATTCCAAGTACAGTCAATTTTAGATGTGGCAGAACATGGTACTTTTCCGAATTAGGAACTGGTGGAGATGCGGGTTCTATCTCTATTACTTTTGACATAGCAAGTTTAGGATTAGGAGGAGCAGTTGCTAGTGATTTTAAATTACTAGCAGACACTGATACTGATTTCACAACCGGAGCGACCGAAACAGCCGCAGACATACTTTCTAATAACACAATTACATTTAGCGCTGTTGATCTGGATCATGGAACTTACTTTACTTTAGCCACCACAGGGGAAGCACCCGGTGGATTAGGCTCAGATTTAAGGATGTGGTTCAAAGCAGATGCAGGGGTAAGTCCATCCACTGATGGAGCCACTATAACCTCCTGGGCAGGACAAAGTAATCTGAGTGCTACGGCTACTCCTAGTGGAGATCCAGCCTATGTGGACAACTCTACTGATAACATCAACTACAACCCATCTGTGGATTTTGACGGCACTGGTGACTTCTTCACAACCGATCAAATAGGAACGATCGGAACAAGTTCTGATTACACCAAATTAGTTGTGGCAGTTTTGCACAATACAACAGGAGCCAACAACTTAGTGTCGGCGGATGATGTGGGCAGTAGTCATGCCATCTATTTTAATGGGAGTAGTACCCCAACTATATATCAAGGAAACACCAATTTCTATTCTGGAGGCACAGTTACAGCCAATGAACCAGTACTAATTGCCGTTAGATATGGCTTCAATGGTTCACTTAACAACATTATCAATATCAACGGACTTCAATCAGTAACTAGTCCTTCCTCATCTCAACAACCATTCTCAGACAATGGAGGAATAAACCTAGGTACATTCAACAGTCAAAATGCGAATGTTCTTAATGGCTACATCAGTGAAGCCATCATTTACAACGAAAGTCTGAGCGACGCAGAAATAAAACAGATAGAATCTTACCTTGCCATCAAATATGGAATTGCTCTGGACCAAAGTTCTCCCACTGACTATGTCAATTCAAACGGAACTGTGATTTGGGATGCTACTACTAATTCTGGTTATGACAATGGGTTAATTGGGATCGCTCGGGATGATGCATCTGGATTAAACCAAGGGAAGTCGACTCTTCAGGTCGGAAACAATTCCTTTACGGTTGCAAGAGGAGATATCACGACCCCTGAAACATTTGCTCAAAATCAATCATCCATTATTCTGGGACACAATGGACAAGCGTTAACCGAATCTGCCACAGAAATCCCAACATCAGGAATCGTTACTTCAAGACTAGGTATTGAATTCAAATTAGACATTACAAATTTCAGTGAAACACTAGATCTACTCATCGATTTGGACAATGCTACTGGGGTTACATTTAACAATCAGATGGAACTGATGATAGACGAAGATGGAGATGGAGATTTCACTACTGGATTTGTAAGAAGAATTGGCGCCAGCAGTTCAGATAATACAGAAAAGACCGTTTATTTCGACAATATCACTATCAATGATGGGGAAGTAATTACATTGGGAACCCAAATCGCGGCTCATGGTCCAGGAGGTATAAGTAGTAATCTCGCTGTCTGGTTCAAAGCCAACGAAGGGGTGATTGGTTCATCACCAGTCACCACATGGTCAGATCAAAGTTCTAATGAAGATGATGCTGCTTCAACTGGCACAGGCCCCAGTTACACTGAAAATGCAATCAATTCTAATCCAGCGTTAAGATACAGTGGTACAGAAGATTTATTCACAACGACCGTAGATGACGGAACCAATAGCTCTTTTGATATATTTGCTGTTGCAAGTGCCAGTGCATTTAGCGCTACCTCAGAAAACAATGGGATAATCCAAGGCTCCGCTACCTCATTTTCAAGTTCACAAAACATTGGAATGTGGATCACAGAAAATGGAGAGCTTTCAGGTAGGGTAATTCAAAATGATGCTACAATAGTAGATTATCCAACAACTACCATTCTTACTACTAATACTCCTTACCTATTAAACAATTTCGCTGATGGGGCCGGAACTAGTGGTCAATTGATTAATGGATTGTCTGCAAGTGTAGCCCAAGTTTATAACAATACAGTTGGAGATTGGAGTGCATTTGGTATAGGCAGACAAGAAAACGACGAATGGCAAGGAGACATTGCTGAGGTCATAGCTTACAATCAAAAATTATCGACCAATGACCAACGTCAGGTTGAATCCTATCTGGCATTGAAATATGGCCTAACTATTGACCAAAGCTCTCCATCAGATTATTACGATTCGCAAACCACTACTATTTGGGATGCCACCACATTTTCAACTTATAGCAATGACATAGCCGGTATTGGCCGAGATGATTTTTCAGATTTGGACCAAAGGTCTTCAAGGTCAGCCAACTCTGACTCTCGAGTGATCATAGAAAAGTCAAGCGGATTTTCTACAGACCGAGTATTTTACATCTGGGGCAACGATAATGATGTGATGGAATCAAAAGATGAAACTGATTTTCCAGGTGGAGAAGGACTAGAAGGTAGAGTTGCTAGAACATGGCATATTGAAATTCAGAATGATAATGGAAATGTGGACGTCACCTTTGATTTGAGTGGGCTTCTTCCCGTAAACACATCAGATTTGAGGCTATTAATTGATCAGGATCAAGATGGTTTATTCAATGATGAAACGGTCGCAGGATCTGGAATCATTAGTGGTGCAACTAATCCAAGTGCAGGTCTTTACCAGTTTTCTGGTGTTAACCTTGATGATGGTGACAATTTCACTATTGCTACAATTGACATGACTAATTCACCACTGCCAGTTGTATTCAGTGATTTCTCATTAGAACTTATCAATCAAACTGTAGTTATTGATTGGATTACAAGCTCTGAAATAGAAAATAACTATTTCGAAATTGAACGATCTAGTGACCAAAGAAATTGGATATCTATACAAAGAGTCAATGGAGCTGGAAACAGCAATCAGGAGCTGCGATATTCTATTCAAGACTTGCATCCAAATCAAGGAACCAATTACTATAGGATAAAACAAACAGATTTTGATGGGTCATTCTCTTTTTCTGATACCAAGAGTATTTATCTCACCCCATTTATAGAGTTATTCCCTAACCCAGCCAAAAACAATATTAATGTTGCGATTAGAAGCTCAAATTACGTGAATATTGTTTTTCAAGATTTAGCAGGTAAGCAAATTAAGTTACCCGTTTCACAGAACAATAATCAGTATTCTTTGAATACTCAGCATCTTCCTTCAGGTCTGTATTTGATTACAATTAGCACAGAGACTTATCAAGTGCAACGCAAAATTGTTATCAATAAATAA